A genomic window from Fibrobacterota bacterium includes:
- a CDS encoding transglutaminase domain-containing protein, with amino-acid sequence MSTRRERIVPALLVFLPILFLARAGSIPTLSVVALGALSWSVAASRPLKWRGAYGWLAGTMFAMALAWRLLDEHAREPWLVAGWFFASMAAMQAASWGNGARAGFLVWNSVLAMAIGSAGGRGIQFAAAGIQLVLVIGFLRGAPVLKSPTRSSMLRLASVLALAGVLAAGASWVQVHTEGRWSGSGRWGRHERSLMGFSAISRLGSFQSEYGNGGDEVAVRLYSDTFPEYLQGQVHAFYHQGSWIAERKSRTLASPRNVGDAAVFCRDEREPGDTPSGWLAISASTFGLAPLPSGTPCFAAVADSADLNGGGAVSLHGATWSRGIWWYGGRYADTSVLSSDRKVPAELEPLLDSALARSGREVGDRFGTSPTRRLATWFQAKFRYSLVVSEVPREDPLATFLRERTGYCEYFASLSVLMLRRQGIPARYVTGYAQPERTSPSIATFRRSNAHAWVIWRDTTGSWNVFDPTPASDDAFPARSRTAWLDGLTARWTLLWHQFRDGNWRTALDEPQRILDAVVASRPSWTWLLAVPVVGALVVFLVRRRRGRTDRLTPESVWARELAKVESRLSRQGIRREPGETVGALIKRWPAEGDAQSLAFLERYQRERFGRV; translated from the coding sequence GTGAGCACCCGCCGCGAACGGATCGTGCCCGCCCTGCTGGTTTTCCTCCCCATCCTGTTTCTGGCGCGCGCAGGTTCCATCCCGACGCTTTCTGTTGTCGCGTTGGGGGCGTTGTCGTGGAGCGTGGCCGCTTCGCGCCCGCTGAAGTGGCGTGGCGCCTACGGCTGGCTGGCGGGAACGATGTTCGCGATGGCCTTGGCCTGGCGCCTCTTGGACGAGCACGCCCGCGAGCCTTGGCTGGTGGCGGGATGGTTCTTCGCCTCCATGGCCGCGATGCAGGCCGCCTCTTGGGGCAACGGCGCCCGCGCGGGATTCCTGGTGTGGAATTCCGTTCTGGCCATGGCGATCGGTTCGGCAGGTGGCAGGGGGATCCAGTTCGCGGCAGCAGGGATCCAACTGGTGCTGGTGATCGGCTTCCTCCGAGGCGCTCCGGTCCTGAAATCCCCGACTCGCTCGTCGATGCTGCGGTTGGCGAGCGTGCTGGCGCTCGCTGGGGTGCTGGCGGCGGGGGCTTCCTGGGTGCAGGTCCACACGGAGGGGCGTTGGAGTGGATCGGGTCGTTGGGGCCGCCACGAGCGATCTCTCATGGGATTTTCCGCGATCTCCCGTCTGGGGTCCTTCCAGTCCGAATACGGCAATGGCGGAGACGAGGTCGCGGTACGTCTGTATTCCGACACCTTTCCCGAATACCTCCAAGGCCAGGTGCACGCCTTCTACCACCAGGGTTCCTGGATCGCGGAGCGCAAATCCAGGACCTTGGCCAGCCCGCGCAACGTGGGGGATGCTGCCGTTTTCTGTCGCGACGAGCGCGAACCTGGCGACACGCCATCCGGTTGGTTGGCCATCTCCGCATCCACCTTCGGCCTGGCTCCCTTGCCTTCCGGAACGCCCTGCTTCGCCGCGGTGGCGGATTCCGCCGACCTCAACGGAGGTGGTGCCGTCTCCTTGCACGGTGCGACCTGGAGCCGAGGGATCTGGTGGTACGGTGGGCGTTACGCGGACACTTCCGTGCTGTCATCGGATCGCAAGGTGCCCGCTGAGCTGGAGCCTTTGCTCGACTCCGCTCTGGCGCGATCCGGGAGAGAAGTTGGCGATCGATTTGGCACCTCGCCCACGCGCCGTCTGGCTACGTGGTTCCAGGCGAAGTTCCGCTATTCCCTGGTGGTTTCCGAGGTGCCGCGTGAAGATCCGCTGGCCACCTTTCTGCGGGAACGGACTGGTTACTGCGAATACTTCGCCAGCCTATCGGTGCTGATGCTGCGCCGCCAAGGAATTCCGGCCCGCTACGTGACCGGATACGCCCAACCGGAAAGGACCTCGCCGAGCATCGCCACCTTCCGCCGGTCCAACGCCCATGCGTGGGTGATCTGGCGCGACACCACCGGAAGCTGGAACGTGTTCGACCCCACGCCCGCATCGGACGACGCGTTTCCAGCCAGGTCGCGCACGGCCTGGCTGGACGGATTGACGGCGCGATGGACCCTATTGTGGCACCAGTTCCGCGACGGAAATTGGCGTACCGCGCTGGACGAACCGCAGCGGATCCTGGATGCGGTCGTGGCTTCGAGGCCGTCGTGGACTTGGCTTCTTGCGGTTCCCGTTGTCGGAGCGCTCGTGGTGTTTTTGGTTCGCAGGCGTCGCGGACGAACGGATCGTTTGACGCCAGAATCTGTCTGGGCCCGCGAACTGGCGAAGGTGGAGTCCCGCCTGTCCCGCCAAGGCATCCGCCGCGAACCGGGCGAAACGGTGGGAGCCCTGATCAAACGATGGCCGGCGGAAGGTGATGCCCAGAGCCTGGCGTTCCTGGAGAGGTACCAGAGGGAGAGGTTCGGGAGGGTCTGA
- a CDS encoding IS1380 family transposase: MARCIPDKRRRSSCTHSLPSMVRQAVYSLCLGHEDLIDQRDLRHDIALQTAVGQDKPLASDSTLGRIARLATPQTNWKLNELLIDAYIESHRGKAPQEIVLDFDATDVQLHGTQEGRFFHGHYSGYCYLPLFVFAGKHPLCAILRPADRGPARGALAVLAGLTHRLRRAWPNVRIVWRADAAYCRDHILRWCEQNKVGYVVGMQPNSVLEKSSVAVRMEAEEVFFQTAQWQKLFDEVDYRAGSWKSSRRVIVKAERNPLGPNTRYVATNLSGEPRHIYAEIYCARGEMENRFKETQTDLFGSRLSHGGFQENWMRLLMSTLAYVLQHTLRAIGLKGEKEERSTCSTIRIKLLKIGAVVTRNTRRIRLHLSSNHPDEGLFRKAFDRLALAARLRGSPAPALG, translated from the coding sequence ATCGCCCGCTGCATTCCGGACAAGCGTCGTCGATCTTCTTGCACCCATTCGCTTCCTTCCATGGTCCGCCAGGCTGTCTACAGCTTGTGTCTTGGCCACGAGGATCTGATTGATCAGCGAGACCTGCGCCACGACATTGCCTTGCAAACCGCTGTCGGGCAGGACAAGCCCCTGGCCAGCGATTCCACCCTTGGACGCATCGCCCGCCTGGCCACACCGCAGACCAACTGGAAGCTCAACGAGCTTCTGATCGACGCCTACATCGAATCGCACCGTGGCAAAGCTCCCCAGGAAATTGTGCTGGATTTCGACGCCACCGATGTGCAGCTGCACGGCACTCAGGAAGGCCGATTCTTCCACGGCCATTACAGTGGCTACTGCTACCTGCCTTTGTTCGTGTTCGCCGGAAAGCACCCCTTGTGCGCGATCCTGCGCCCCGCCGATCGTGGCCCCGCTCGAGGCGCTCTGGCCGTACTGGCGGGCTTGACCCATCGACTGCGCCGCGCTTGGCCGAATGTCCGCATCGTCTGGAGGGCCGATGCCGCCTACTGCCGCGACCACATCCTGCGCTGGTGCGAACAAAACAAGGTCGGATATGTCGTGGGCATGCAACCAAATTCTGTCTTGGAAAAGTCGAGCGTAGCGGTTCGCATGGAGGCTGAGGAAGTCTTTTTCCAGACCGCCCAATGGCAAAAATTGTTCGACGAAGTGGATTATCGAGCGGGATCCTGGAAGAGCTCGCGGCGCGTGATCGTCAAGGCCGAACGCAACCCGTTGGGACCCAATACGCGCTATGTGGCGACGAACCTCTCGGGCGAACCGCGCCACATCTACGCCGAGATTTACTGCGCTCGCGGCGAAATGGAGAATCGATTCAAGGAGACGCAGACAGACTTGTTCGGATCGAGGCTGTCCCACGGAGGGTTCCAGGAAAATTGGATGCGCCTTTTGATGTCCACCCTGGCATATGTCCTGCAGCACACCTTGCGTGCGATCGGATTGAAGGGTGAGAAGGAGGAGCGATCGACCTGCTCCACCATCCGGATCAAGCTATTGAAGATCGGTGCGGTTGTGACCCGCAACACCCGACGCATCCGATTGCACCTGTCGTCAAACCATCCCGACGAGGGCTTGTTCCGCAAGGCCTTCGATAGGCTGGCGCTGGCAGCACGCCTGCGTGGATCACCGGCTCCTGCCCTCGGTTGA
- a CDS encoding right-handed parallel beta-helix repeat-containing protein yields the protein MRNSITYVSIGLVALLFAGLGVGCGGDSVGRDDSPSPVSPLPDTATVAFVEPPVSGRTFWIDPVGGSPDGDGSAQRPWRTLQEVLDRRLVAYYGRQSSGDPQSPWVLHDSEAPVQGGDRLVLKSGYHGLVRRSQFCFRKWLHIEAAPGDTPVLSQFLITGTFEKIHLKGLRFRKEDWIPSDTAKGDERLWWKAQAINNATGTLLELRNGLSGTPGREVVLQNLDLRSARDVSKWSAADWVDRAASGITVRSARKVSIHRCHLENVRFGISIFEGSDSSMALDNLVRRYSGDGFRLTSDWSRLERNRVEGCMKVDDNHDDGIQSWSSGEDGSLGNGIVRGNILRDNVIVGILDSTDPLRGSPQGIGAFDGFFESWVVERNVIVSNTHHGITFYGMRNSRISHNTVIDQVPGDDISPGIYVRAHKDGRESENVTLNDNLAMADASAKGPGMTESGNMVIGKFAFQRLAWLFVDAFNGDVRLRSNDSTRAFLGSGDAGASRP from the coding sequence ATGCGAAATTCCATCACATACGTGTCCATTGGACTGGTGGCTTTGCTGTTTGCCGGGCTTGGTGTGGGGTGCGGGGGCGATTCGGTGGGGAGGGATGATTCTCCTTCGCCGGTATCGCCACTGCCGGATACCGCCACGGTGGCGTTTGTGGAACCACCGGTGAGCGGGCGTACGTTTTGGATCGATCCGGTTGGGGGAAGTCCGGACGGGGACGGGTCGGCTCAACGCCCTTGGCGCACCCTCCAGGAAGTGCTGGACCGCCGCTTGGTGGCCTACTACGGCCGGCAATCCTCCGGGGATCCACAGTCGCCTTGGGTGTTGCACGACTCCGAAGCCCCCGTGCAAGGCGGCGATCGGCTGGTCCTCAAATCGGGGTACCACGGGCTGGTGCGCCGGAGTCAATTTTGTTTCCGCAAGTGGCTGCACATCGAGGCTGCTCCTGGCGACACCCCCGTGCTTTCGCAATTTCTGATCACCGGTACGTTCGAGAAGATCCACCTCAAAGGCTTGCGCTTTCGCAAGGAAGACTGGATCCCGTCCGACACGGCGAAAGGCGATGAACGGCTCTGGTGGAAGGCGCAGGCGATCAACAACGCCACCGGAACGCTCCTGGAATTGCGAAATGGTTTGAGTGGAACGCCCGGCCGCGAGGTGGTGCTCCAAAATCTGGATCTGCGCTCCGCCAGGGACGTGTCGAAGTGGAGCGCCGCCGATTGGGTGGATCGGGCGGCCTCGGGCATCACCGTGCGTTCGGCGCGCAAGGTCTCCATCCACAGGTGCCACCTGGAAAATGTCCGGTTCGGGATCTCCATCTTCGAAGGATCGGACAGCTCGATGGCCCTCGACAACCTGGTGCGACGCTACAGCGGCGACGGATTCCGTCTGACCTCGGATTGGAGCCGTCTGGAGCGAAACCGCGTCGAAGGGTGCATGAAGGTCGACGACAACCACGACGACGGGATCCAGTCCTGGTCCAGCGGAGAAGATGGATCGCTTGGCAACGGGATCGTGCGCGGGAACATCCTGCGCGACAACGTGATCGTGGGAATCCTCGACTCCACCGACCCCTTGCGCGGATCCCCGCAGGGCATCGGGGCCTTCGACGGGTTTTTCGAGTCCTGGGTGGTGGAACGCAACGTGATCGTCTCCAACACGCACCACGGCATCACCTTCTACGGCATGCGCAACTCGCGCATCTCGCACAACACGGTCATCGACCAGGTCCCCGGCGACGACATCAGTCCGGGGATTTACGTGCGCGCCCACAAGGACGGGCGCGAATCGGAGAACGTGACCTTGAACGACAACCTCGCCATGGCCGACGCGAGCGCCAAAGGCCCCGGGATGACAGAATCCGGAAACATGGTGATCGGGAAGTTCGCGTTCCAACGGCTTGCGTGGCTGTTCGTCGACGCTTTCAACGGCGATGTGCGACTGCGGAGCAACGATTCCACGCGGGCGTTCTTGGGGAGCGGGGACGCGGGGGCGTCGAGGCCCTAG
- the ung gene encoding uracil-DNA glycosylase yields the protein MTTQPKLHPSWLSRLEPEFASPWFSDLKAFLQSEKTSGATVYPPGGRIFAALDATPYESVRAVILGQDPYHGAGQAHGLSFSVPDGIRPPPSLVNIHKELNQDLGLAIPRHGNLERWAAQGVLLLNTCLTVRAGTPLSHQGKGWERFTDRIVELVAQKTDPVVFVLWGAHAQEKTKTVDLSRHGVIASPHPSPFSAHRGFLGSRPFSRTNAFLKGWGRSEIDWSLE from the coding sequence ATGACCACCCAGCCCAAGCTCCACCCCAGCTGGCTCTCCCGTTTGGAGCCCGAGTTCGCTTCGCCGTGGTTTTCCGACCTCAAGGCCTTCCTGCAATCGGAGAAGACTTCCGGGGCCACCGTGTATCCTCCTGGCGGACGCATCTTCGCGGCCCTGGACGCGACGCCCTACGAATCCGTGCGGGCGGTGATCCTCGGGCAGGACCCCTACCACGGCGCGGGGCAGGCGCATGGATTGTCGTTTTCCGTTCCTGACGGAATCCGTCCTCCTCCTTCGCTGGTGAACATCCACAAGGAATTGAACCAGGATCTTGGATTGGCCATTCCGCGCCACGGCAATCTGGAGCGTTGGGCCGCCCAGGGCGTGTTGTTGCTCAACACCTGCCTGACCGTCCGGGCCGGGACCCCTCTGAGCCACCAGGGCAAAGGCTGGGAGCGTTTCACCGACCGCATCGTGGAGCTGGTGGCCCAAAAAACGGATCCCGTCGTGTTCGTCCTGTGGGGTGCGCACGCCCAGGAAAAGACCAAAACGGTGGATTTGTCGCGCCACGGGGTGATCGCCTCGCCGCATCCTTCGCCGTTTTCCGCCCACCGGGGCTTTTTGGGGAGTCGTCCGTTCAGTCGCACCAACGCCTTCCTGAAGGGTTGGGGCCGGAGCGAAATCGACTGGTCTCTGGAGTAG
- a CDS encoding helix-turn-helix transcriptional regulator translates to MSMRRTDMAKVSGFRAGRVDPRLLPLGWLVLAFMAGWFLSLPAHRIWPLGVHRSLAFNDAESQGRSRMVLDTTRGRLTLKATLDSGATWPVAGVILFLSDSGKTVDLSRHASLDLTITSGNLQNVQLCLVEEIPGFTQPDRWQTSRYECREMELRPGQDLYRMPLETFSTPSWWYTIAGLRPSVIGPARRDRVFRLIIQTGEGTPLRTLQELQISHIAVVSDSLFVWGLCLGGGVLLALAHFLWLARRRRVVAPVSAVANAPATALHQTLSFQPLEVVSYADRERESILECLGRDYPDPDLSLDKVSRSTGVPADRVTAHVKTASGLHFKAYLNRIRCEAARKLLLESDLPVSEIAGKVGYGSVPHFNRIFREVHGATPTSLRGNTEENERILESGEEKS, encoded by the coding sequence ATGTCGATGCGCAGAACCGACATGGCCAAGGTTTCCGGTTTCCGGGCCGGACGAGTCGACCCCAGGCTCCTGCCTTTGGGTTGGCTCGTTCTCGCCTTTATGGCGGGTTGGTTCTTGTCGCTTCCCGCCCATCGCATTTGGCCCCTCGGTGTCCATCGGTCCTTGGCGTTCAACGATGCCGAGTCCCAAGGCCGCTCCCGGATGGTGTTGGATACCACGCGCGGACGGCTCACCTTGAAGGCCACCCTGGATTCCGGCGCCACATGGCCTGTCGCCGGGGTCATCCTGTTCTTGTCCGACAGCGGAAAAACAGTGGATCTGTCCCGTCATGCATCCTTGGACCTGACGATCACCTCGGGGAACCTCCAGAACGTCCAACTTTGCCTGGTGGAGGAGATCCCTGGATTCACCCAGCCCGACCGCTGGCAGACGTCCCGCTACGAGTGCCGCGAGATGGAGCTCCGACCGGGACAGGATCTCTACCGGATGCCTCTGGAAACCTTCTCCACGCCCTCGTGGTGGTACACCATCGCGGGGCTGCGGCCTTCGGTGATCGGGCCTGCGCGGCGAGATCGAGTTTTCCGGTTGATCATCCAAACAGGCGAGGGCACGCCGTTGCGCACTTTGCAGGAATTGCAGATCTCCCACATCGCGGTGGTCTCCGATTCCTTGTTCGTCTGGGGCCTTTGCCTGGGCGGTGGCGTCCTGTTGGCGCTGGCTCATTTCCTATGGCTGGCCAGACGCCGTCGTGTGGTGGCACCTGTTTCCGCAGTGGCCAACGCCCCTGCCACCGCCTTGCACCAGACATTGTCCTTCCAGCCTCTGGAGGTGGTCTCCTACGCGGATCGCGAGCGCGAATCCATCCTGGAGTGCCTGGGACGGGACTATCCGGATCCGGATCTTTCCCTGGACAAGGTGTCCCGCTCCACGGGAGTGCCTGCCGATCGGGTGACGGCTCACGTGAAGACAGCTTCCGGTCTGCATTTCAAAGCCTATCTCAATCGCATCCGCTGCGAAGCCGCCCGCAAGCTCCTGTTGGAATCGGATCTGCCTGTGTCGGAAATCGCCGGCAAGGTGGGGTACGGCAGCGTGCCGCACTTCAACCGGATCTTCCGGGAGGTCCATGGGGCCACTCCCACTTCGTTGCGCGGAAACACGGAAGAAAACGAACGAATCCTGGAAAGTGGAGAAGAGAAGTCCTAA
- a CDS encoding DUF2752 domain-containing protein: MSPGRKPFLLGLWVAFPATFFVLGLLDWQPPPLCLWSRLFGVRCPGCGMTHAALDLCRLDFAGAWHHNPLSWVVLPLVGFLYLRWGWRMWRG, encoded by the coding sequence GTGAGTCCCGGGAGGAAGCCCTTCCTCCTCGGTCTTTGGGTCGCCTTTCCGGCGACCTTTTTTGTCTTGGGCCTTTTGGATTGGCAGCCACCACCCCTGTGCCTTTGGTCCCGGTTGTTCGGGGTTAGATGCCCGGGGTGTGGAATGACCCACGCCGCGCTGGACCTTTGTCGGCTGGACTTTGCGGGCGCCTGGCACCACAATCCACTCTCCTGGGTGGTGTTGCCGCTGGTTGGCTTCCTGTATCTGCGCTGGGGCTGGCGGATGTGGAGGGGGTGA
- a CDS encoding TIGR02147 family protein gives MNTPTRPHEAPDLYTFLDYREFLLAHYEHRRELQKTFSYRFMAARLDVDAGQLAHILKGRLQLPQRALSAAIALCRLDERQGAYFEELVRLASCKDEDEKARITERLDALREVTIRQIPSSSSGFYAHWKHSALRALAGILPETGDGSTLGRHCIPPLSGPEACESVAFLEKSGLLHRDEWGRLQPAEAHVAPAPEVPRETLRRWHDQVLALAGESLDRIPADRRDVSTLTVALSQTDFHVVSEWIAEFRRSVQALATASKQPDRVVQACVQMIPVSKASRKRKAA, from the coding sequence ATGAACACCCCGACCCGACCCCACGAAGCTCCGGACCTCTACACGTTCCTGGACTACCGGGAATTCCTCCTGGCCCATTACGAACACCGGCGAGAGCTCCAGAAGACCTTTTCCTACCGGTTCATGGCCGCCCGACTGGACGTGGACGCGGGGCAACTCGCGCACATCCTGAAAGGGCGACTGCAACTGCCTCAGCGAGCCCTTTCCGCCGCGATCGCGTTGTGCCGGCTGGACGAGCGCCAAGGAGCCTATTTCGAAGAACTGGTCCGCCTGGCCTCCTGCAAGGACGAAGACGAGAAGGCCCGGATCACCGAGCGCCTCGACGCCTTGCGCGAGGTGACGATCAGACAGATTCCGTCGTCATCGTCCGGATTCTACGCGCACTGGAAGCATTCCGCTCTGAGGGCTCTGGCGGGAATCCTTCCCGAAACCGGCGATGGATCCACTCTGGGGCGCCACTGCATACCGCCGCTGTCCGGTCCGGAGGCTTGCGAATCCGTGGCGTTTTTGGAAAAGTCCGGTCTGCTCCATCGCGACGAGTGGGGAAGGCTCCAGCCCGCCGAGGCCCATGTGGCACCGGCTCCCGAAGTGCCGCGCGAAACGCTGCGACGCTGGCACGACCAGGTCCTTGCCTTGGCCGGCGAAAGCCTGGACCGCATTCCCGCCGATCGTCGCGACGTTTCCACCCTCACCGTGGCCCTTTCACAAACCGATTTCCACGTCGTGTCCGAATGGATCGCCGAGTTCCGCCGTTCCGTCCAAGCCTTGGCGACCGCCTCCAAGCAGCCCGATCGCGTCGTGCAGGCTTGCGTGCAGATGATCCCTGTTTCCAAGGCATCGCGCAAGCGCAAAGCGGCCTGA
- a CDS encoding DUF2341 domain-containing protein translates to MKSRLLGLFTLALWGCDSDRVAGGTSSEVPNALHGSVVDSRGEPAARCLVTRTAASSTADSAFAAETTWTDSHGRWAFPIRSGRWTLLFQHANEMAYAEDPSTSDAPLRLSSGGWLAGRVAKGFSKGRVFLKGTGLWAPSDSSGAFLLGPLPAGDLPIVVKADSAGVERSVHETARVQSAEVRTTGTWFSTEFGGEDYSMWPYARLAMVDLTSQGAAVEGDQALFPVPVRLDSVLDLATTRAQDIRFDDERGNHLPFFVQEWNASANRALVWVRLDTANGNSSKHFLRLHWGRRSAAPTGMPGVFSDENGFAGAWGAASEADAGTVAIHWTSDASEDGPVGQARSTGDASKWMSDSVWLGGSTSWTVSMWVKLHEKPSGEVMLAGFDTGVDSSRWGLSVRDDRTIRVWSGADPSKDILYATPMPIGEWVHLAATFDAATKRIGLVVGTEVVNRRTVAFPVASKQPLVGAVGLRGALDELRFSTEAREGSWSQLETRTQSPSVQWLRWQ, encoded by the coding sequence ATGAAATCCCGTCTGCTCGGCTTGTTCACCCTGGCGCTGTGGGGTTGCGATAGCGACCGCGTCGCGGGTGGGACCTCTTCGGAAGTGCCCAATGCACTCCATGGAAGCGTGGTGGACTCCCGAGGCGAGCCTGCGGCGCGATGCTTGGTCACACGGACGGCCGCCAGCTCCACCGCCGATTCCGCCTTCGCCGCGGAAACCACCTGGACGGATTCCCATGGCCGCTGGGCGTTTCCGATCCGTTCGGGACGCTGGACCCTCCTGTTCCAACACGCCAACGAGATGGCCTACGCGGAAGACCCATCCACCTCCGATGCGCCGTTGCGGCTTTCTTCCGGCGGTTGGCTGGCTGGACGCGTGGCCAAGGGCTTTTCCAAGGGCCGGGTCTTCCTCAAAGGAACCGGATTGTGGGCGCCTTCCGATTCTTCCGGCGCATTCCTGCTGGGGCCTCTTCCCGCGGGAGACCTGCCGATCGTGGTGAAAGCCGATTCCGCCGGAGTGGAACGTTCGGTCCATGAAACCGCTCGCGTCCAATCGGCCGAAGTGCGGACCACCGGAACCTGGTTTTCCACCGAGTTCGGCGGCGAAGACTACTCCATGTGGCCCTACGCGAGGCTCGCCATGGTGGACCTGACCAGCCAGGGCGCCGCGGTCGAAGGCGACCAGGCTCTCTTTCCGGTTCCCGTCCGGCTGGATTCGGTCCTGGATCTGGCCACCACGCGCGCCCAGGACATCCGGTTCGACGACGAACGCGGGAACCACTTGCCATTTTTTGTCCAAGAATGGAACGCTTCCGCCAACCGCGCACTGGTCTGGGTGCGCTTGGACACCGCCAACGGGAATTCCTCCAAGCACTTCCTGCGCCTCCATTGGGGCCGCAGGAGCGCCGCCCCCACAGGGATGCCTGGCGTCTTTTCCGACGAGAACGGCTTCGCGGGCGCATGGGGAGCCGCCAGCGAAGCCGACGCGGGTACGGTGGCCATCCACTGGACATCCGACGCTTCCGAAGACGGCCCGGTGGGCCAGGCGCGTTCCACGGGCGACGCATCCAAGTGGATGTCAGATTCCGTCTGGCTGGGAGGATCCACTTCCTGGACCGTCTCGATGTGGGTGAAGCTCCACGAGAAGCCTTCCGGCGAAGTGATGCTCGCGGGATTCGACACCGGGGTGGACTCTTCCCGCTGGGGCCTTTCCGTCCGGGACGACCGCACCATCCGGGTGTGGTCAGGCGCCGACCCGTCCAAGGACATCCTGTACGCCACTCCGATGCCGATCGGCGAATGGGTCCATCTGGCCGCGACCTTCGATGCGGCCACCAAACGGATCGGGCTGGTGGTGGGCACCGAAGTGGTGAACCGGCGCACCGTGGCCTTCCCTGTCGCCTCCAAGCAACCGCTCGTGGGTGCCGTGGGCTTGCGGGGAGCATTGGACGAACTGAGGTTTTCCACCGAGGCGCGCGAGGGAAGCTGGTCGCAATTGGAAACCCGCACGCAATCGCCCTCCGTCCAGTGGTTGAGGTGGCAATGA
- a CDS encoding TIGR02147 family protein, giving the protein MHPVYSHLDWRTFLRETQEERREREGSFTWKHVAETLGMDPAQLARILRGSAPLPFRYVPALSRLFDLDRRASAYFEELLRLERAHTEDERVRCRARLTALRGVATQRIGGLQAEFYTSWHHAALRALVGMGGHRGDGASLGALCLPEVDAEQARHSVELLMELGLVERDRDGMLRTTEAHLVAGPDIPVQVVRGFHREAIELGRQALEGIAPQERDISAITASLDEAGFSAARELARELRQKIQSLAHRTSTPDRIYQLGIQIFPVAAPTASETP; this is encoded by the coding sequence ATGCATCCTGTCTACTCCCACCTCGATTGGCGCACGTTCCTTCGCGAAACGCAGGAAGAGCGTCGAGAGCGCGAAGGCTCCTTCACCTGGAAGCATGTCGCCGAAACATTGGGAATGGACCCAGCCCAACTGGCGCGCATCCTACGGGGCAGCGCGCCACTTCCCTTCCGCTACGTCCCGGCCCTTTCGCGATTGTTCGATCTGGACCGCCGCGCCAGCGCCTACTTCGAAGAACTCCTGAGGCTGGAACGCGCCCACACGGAGGACGAACGCGTCCGTTGCCGAGCGCGCCTGACCGCCTTGCGCGGAGTGGCCACTCAGCGAATCGGTGGCCTCCAAGCGGAATTCTACACCAGCTGGCACCATGCCGCCTTGCGCGCGTTGGTGGGCATGGGTGGCCATCGTGGTGATGGGGCGTCTCTGGGCGCCTTGTGCCTTCCGGAAGTGGACGCCGAACAGGCCCGGCACAGCGTGGAATTGCTGATGGAATTGGGATTGGTCGAGCGGGACCGGGACGGAATGCTTCGCACCACCGAAGCCCACCTGGTGGCTGGCCCGGATATCCCTGTGCAAGTGGTGCGCGGTTTCCACCGCGAGGCGATCGAGCTGGGGCGCCAAGCTCTGGAGGGCATCGCACCCCAGGAGCGCGACATTTCCGCCATCACCGCGTCCCTGGACGAGGCAGGTTTTTCCGCCGCTCGCGAACTCGCCCGCGAATTGCGCCAGAAGATCCAGTCGCTGGCCCACCGCACCTCCACTCCTGACCGCATCTACCAACTGGGCATCCAGATCTTTCCGGTCGCCGCCCCAACCGCGTCGGAGACCCCATGA